Sequence from the Oceanispirochaeta sp. genome:
CAGAATAGGGATAGATGATAATTACAGAGCTGACTTTGAAGGGGAGAACTACTATATCAGAGACGGTATCATCATCATTCCCAAACAGGCAATCATTCCCGACGGAACCGTTATTTGATGAAGAATCCCCATCAAAGTGTAAAAGTGGAATCAGGTATGTTTGTCCGGTATACCCTGAACTGGTCACCCTATGTGGAGTTGGATCGGTACCTTATTCATGGGATTGTACCTTCGGAAGGTGGGATATTTCAGATTTTTGTGAACAGGAAGGGACAGCTTCATCTTCTGCTGACGGAGAAGAGCTACTACGGTGGGCTCCGCAACAGAATCAGGGAGCTCATGGATCCCCTGTATATGGGGAAAAACATTCACAGACAGACACTGGATGACAATCAGTGTTTTGTCCGGTACAGCGTACTCCTATCTATCAACGATATGTATGATGTGATGCACTTCCTGACCGGATCCCAGCCCTCGGACCGTTATGAAGAAATATATGTACTTGAAAAAGAAAGCATGTTTGTCAGGAAAGTTTAGAATCCATCCGAACCTCTTTCATATACTCTGAAAGAACTATCCGGTCTGAACCGGCCAGGTCCAGAGAATTGATTTCTTCAGGAGAAAACCATCCCCATTCCACATGCTCATGAAGCGCCTTGGGATCACCCTTGAATTCAACATGATACATTTCCAGCAGGAAGAGGGTGTCTTTGTGGGTAAAATGACCTGAACTGAGAAGAGGCCCGACCTGCACCTGGATTTCCAGCTCTTCCAGCCACTCCCGAATCATAGCTTCTTCGGCTGTCTCACCCTTTTCAAGCTTACCCCCCGGAAGTTCCCATTTATGGGCAA
This genomic interval carries:
- a CDS encoding NUDIX domain-containing protein; the protein is MARSIAGLAERQGHFFLAKRKPGGDLAHKWELPGGKLEKGETAEEAMIREWLEELEIQVQVGPLLSSGHFTHKDTLFLLEMYHVEFKGDPKALHEHVEWGWFSPEEINSLDLAGSDRIVLSEYMKEVRMDSKLS